The following are from one region of the Gossypium hirsutum isolate 1008001.06 chromosome D03, Gossypium_hirsutum_v2.1, whole genome shotgun sequence genome:
- the LOC107950620 gene encoding cell division cycle protein 27 homolog B isoform X1 translates to MEALLVNYVEKSLEQYMRRNAVFLCERLYAEFPSEVNLQLLARCYLNNNQPHSAYYVLKGMQMAQSRYLFAIACLEMDLFCEAEAALLPVKDLCAEVPNGAAVQYLLGIIYRDTDRKNKSIEHFRKTLSIDPLFWAAYEQLCMLGEAEEAAVCFGDATVPCVQEHYLGNASSCLLIADTDHSSDSSQRFGLEYLSRSHLKQREGNNIRDICENNHGGPILTGAVRQSKNSCCSTSFSSTPSPVPTQIRGSLFFDSGLRRSARLAAGQRSLNTSQGSENKAKSLHASTKLSSETCSSTFCQGKLMETYEVAVSELETYEVAVSEFGATSSSSSTTDVKSIQHEIENTKLSSFISDSATIKSGISDTMKLLRTLGEGYRHLCMFRCKEALNVYQKLSSKQYNTGWILSQVGKAYFELVDYLNADYAFSLVRQISPYNLEEMDVYSTVLYHLKQDMKLKYLAQEMILVDRFAPQTWCAIGNCYSLQKDHESALKSFQRAVQLNSRFAYAHTLSGHEYVIMEDYGKGVECYQTSLHVDARHYNSWYGLGMIYLRQEKFEFAEHHFRQAYQINPLSSVIMYYLGTTLEALKRSEEALEMMEKAIVIDNKNPLPKYSKAKLLVTLGKLNEALEILEELKECTPRESCIYALMGAIYKRNKKYDKAMLHFGIALDLKPSIVDVAKIEAAIEKLIIPDEMEESL, encoded by the exons ATGGAGGCATTATTGGTGAATTACGTTGAGAAAAGCCTGGAGCAATACATGCGAAGAAACGCCGTTTTCCTCTGCGAACGCCTCTACGCTGAGTTTCCTTCCGAg GTGAATTTACAATTATTGGCTAGATGTTACTTGAATAATAATCAACCTCACTCTGCATATTACGTTCTTAAAG GTATGCAAATGGCTCAGTCTCGTTACTTGTTTGCAATTGCGTGCTTAGAAATGGATCTCTTTTGTGAAGCGGAAGCTGCATTGCTGCCTGTTAAAGATCTATGTGCTGAG GTTCCAAATGGTGCTGCTGTGCAATATCTTCTCGGCATTATTTATAG GGACACTGATAGGAAGAACAAGTCTATTGAACACTTCAGGAAGACTTTGTCAATTGACCCTTTGTTTTGGGCAGCATACGAGCAACTTTGTATGCTAG GTGAGGCAGAGGAAGCTGCTGTTTGCTTTGGTGATGCAACTGTTCCTTGTGTTCAAGAGCATTACCTAGGTAATGCATCAAGTTGTTTACTAATAGCTGATACTGATCATAGCTCGGATTCTTCTCAAAGATTTGGCTTAGAATATTTGAGTCGAAGCCATTTAAAACAAAGGGAAGGGAACAATATCAGAGATATATGTGAGAATAATCATGGAGGACCTATTTTAACAGGAGCTGTTAGGCAAAGTAAAAACAGCTGTTGCAGTACATCATTTTCAAGTACTCCTTCCCCTGTTCCcacacaa ATTCGTGGCAGTTTATTTTTCGATTCAGGACTTCGTAGAAGTGCTAGATTAGCTGCAGGGCAGAGAAGCTTGAACACCTCACAAGGATCAGAAAATAAAGCAAAAAGTTTGCATGCTTCAACTAAATTAAGCTCTGAGACTTGCTCTTCAACATTTTGTCAAG GGAAATTGATGGAAACTTATGAGGTTGCTGTATCAGAGTTGGAAACTTATGAGGTTGCTGTATCAGAGTTCGGAGCAACGTCATCATCATCTTCGACAACTGATGTTAAATCCATTCAGCATGAGATAGAAAATACAAAACTCAGCAGCTTTATCTCAGATAGTGCAACAATTAAATCTGGTATCTCAGATACAATGAAACTCCTGAGAACTCTTGGGGAGGGCTATAGGCATTTGTGTATGTTTAGATGTAAG GAAGCTTTAAATGTCTATCAAAAGCTCTCATCAAAGCAGTATAATACAGGCTGGATTCTTTCCCAG gttggGAAAGCATATTTTGAGCTAGTAGATTACTTAAATGCTGATTATGCCTTTAGTCTTGTGCGCCAAATATCTCCTTACAATCTGGAAGAGATGGATGTATACTCCACAGTTCTTTAT CATTTGAAACaagatatgaaattgaaatactTAGCTCAGGAGATGATATTAGTTGATCGTTTTGCTCCACAAACATG GTGTGCTATTGGGAACTGCTATAGTTTGCAGAAGGATCATGAAAGTGCACTAAAAAGTTTTCAGCGAGCTGTGCAGCTGAATTCTAGATTTGCATATGCTCACACTCTTTCTGGTCATGA GTATGTTATCATGGAGGACTATGGAAAAGGAGTGGAGTGCTACCAGACATCTCTTCATGTTGATGCAAGACATTATAACTCCTGGTATGGGCTTGGGATGATCTATCTCCGCCAAGAGAAGTTTGAATTTGCAGAGCACCATTTTCGTCAGGCTTATCAGATAAATCCTCTTTCATCAGTTATCATGTACTATTTAGGAACCACTTTAGAAGCATTAAAG AGGAGTGAGGAAGCTTTGGAGATGATGGAGAAAGCTATTGTCATTGACAATAAAAATCCACTTCCAAAGTACAGCAAAGCAAAACTGCTGGTGACACTTGGAAAGTTGAATGAAGCTTTGGAAATTTTGGAGGAACTCAAAGAGTGCACCCCTCGTGAAAGTTGCATTTATGCATTGATGGGTGCAATTTATAAACGGAATAAAAAGTATGATAAGGCAATGCTTCATTTTGGAATTGCTTTGGACTTAAAACCATCTATAGTTGATGTTGCTAAAATCGAG
- the LOC107950620 gene encoding cell division cycle protein 27 homolog B isoform X2, whose product MEALLVNYVEKSLEQYMRRNAVFLCERLYAEFPSEVNLQLLARCYLNNNQPHSAYYVLKGMQMAQSRYLFAIACLEMDLFCEAEAALLPVKDLCAEVPNGAAVQYLLGIIYRDTDRKNKSIEHFRKTLSIDPLFWAAYEQLCMLGEAEEAAVCFGDATVPCVQEHYLGNASSCLLIADTDHSSDSSQRFGLEYLSRSHLKQREGNNIRDICENNHGGPILTGAVRQSKNSCCSTSFSSTPSPVPTQIRGSLFFDSGLRRSARLAAGQRSLNTSQGSENKAKSLHASTKLSSETCSSTFCQGKLMETYEVAVSELETYEVAVSEFGATSSSSSTTDVKSIQHEIENTKLSSFISDSATIKSGISDTMKLLRTLGEGYRHLCMFRCKEALNVYQKLSSKQYNTGWILSQVGKAYFELVDYLNADYAFSLVRQISPYNLEEMDVYSTVLYHLKQDMKLKYLAQEMILVDRFAPQTWCAIGNCYSLQKDHESALKSFQRAVQLNSRFAYAHTLSGHEYVIMEDYGKGVECYQTSLHVDARHYNS is encoded by the exons ATGGAGGCATTATTGGTGAATTACGTTGAGAAAAGCCTGGAGCAATACATGCGAAGAAACGCCGTTTTCCTCTGCGAACGCCTCTACGCTGAGTTTCCTTCCGAg GTGAATTTACAATTATTGGCTAGATGTTACTTGAATAATAATCAACCTCACTCTGCATATTACGTTCTTAAAG GTATGCAAATGGCTCAGTCTCGTTACTTGTTTGCAATTGCGTGCTTAGAAATGGATCTCTTTTGTGAAGCGGAAGCTGCATTGCTGCCTGTTAAAGATCTATGTGCTGAG GTTCCAAATGGTGCTGCTGTGCAATATCTTCTCGGCATTATTTATAG GGACACTGATAGGAAGAACAAGTCTATTGAACACTTCAGGAAGACTTTGTCAATTGACCCTTTGTTTTGGGCAGCATACGAGCAACTTTGTATGCTAG GTGAGGCAGAGGAAGCTGCTGTTTGCTTTGGTGATGCAACTGTTCCTTGTGTTCAAGAGCATTACCTAGGTAATGCATCAAGTTGTTTACTAATAGCTGATACTGATCATAGCTCGGATTCTTCTCAAAGATTTGGCTTAGAATATTTGAGTCGAAGCCATTTAAAACAAAGGGAAGGGAACAATATCAGAGATATATGTGAGAATAATCATGGAGGACCTATTTTAACAGGAGCTGTTAGGCAAAGTAAAAACAGCTGTTGCAGTACATCATTTTCAAGTACTCCTTCCCCTGTTCCcacacaa ATTCGTGGCAGTTTATTTTTCGATTCAGGACTTCGTAGAAGTGCTAGATTAGCTGCAGGGCAGAGAAGCTTGAACACCTCACAAGGATCAGAAAATAAAGCAAAAAGTTTGCATGCTTCAACTAAATTAAGCTCTGAGACTTGCTCTTCAACATTTTGTCAAG GGAAATTGATGGAAACTTATGAGGTTGCTGTATCAGAGTTGGAAACTTATGAGGTTGCTGTATCAGAGTTCGGAGCAACGTCATCATCATCTTCGACAACTGATGTTAAATCCATTCAGCATGAGATAGAAAATACAAAACTCAGCAGCTTTATCTCAGATAGTGCAACAATTAAATCTGGTATCTCAGATACAATGAAACTCCTGAGAACTCTTGGGGAGGGCTATAGGCATTTGTGTATGTTTAGATGTAAG GAAGCTTTAAATGTCTATCAAAAGCTCTCATCAAAGCAGTATAATACAGGCTGGATTCTTTCCCAG gttggGAAAGCATATTTTGAGCTAGTAGATTACTTAAATGCTGATTATGCCTTTAGTCTTGTGCGCCAAATATCTCCTTACAATCTGGAAGAGATGGATGTATACTCCACAGTTCTTTAT CATTTGAAACaagatatgaaattgaaatactTAGCTCAGGAGATGATATTAGTTGATCGTTTTGCTCCACAAACATG GTGTGCTATTGGGAACTGCTATAGTTTGCAGAAGGATCATGAAAGTGCACTAAAAAGTTTTCAGCGAGCTGTGCAGCTGAATTCTAGATTTGCATATGCTCACACTCTTTCTGGTCATGA GTATGTTATCATGGAGGACTATGGAAAAGGAGTGGAGTGCTACCAGACATCTCTTCATGTTGATGCAAGACATTATAACTCCTG A